A portion of the Kazachstania africana CBS 2517 chromosome 2, complete genome genome contains these proteins:
- the MLH1 gene encoding mismatch repair ATPase MLH1 (similar to Saccharomyces cerevisiae MLH1 (YMR167W); ancestral locus Anc_2.341), with translation MAAIPQIRRLDPSVVNKIAAGEIIISPVNALKELLENSIDAKATNIDVLVKDGGIKLLQIADNGCGINKSDLPILCERFTTSKLETFDDLQKLNTYGFRGEALASISHIARLTIVTKTETEKCAWKVAYSQGKMLNEPSPVAGKTGTSILIEDLFYNIPSRLRSLKSPSEEYNKILDVIGRYAIHSQNIGFSLKKFGDSQFHLMLRSNLTITERIRTVYSNSVASNLIFLELDPVENLNFTKIEGYVSDLNYYVSNKKSIQPIFFINERLVTCEPLKRALFHVYSNYMPKSSSSSKPFLYFNILIDPKTIDVNIHPTKKEVRFLNQTEIIEKISMFLHEKLATIDTSKLFKTSTLTTGTGQLATSQKVKSQQNYSNSIKNSIKVYEHNLVRTDASQSKITSFLQSSSYSDADNNKPEQSTDTHVDNLLNSEEHLDVQSIKKKNVFEDDEYIEDNTDTIKRQRIDAEEEREPKKVNSVTRESIVDLSHSTEVPEATIASSLPQRGTNGGLKRNRYSIIKKERVNVNLTSIKTLKQMVDKSVHHDLTQIFSDLIFVGVVDEEKRLMSVQHDLKLFLVDYGSICNELFYQIGLTDFANFGKIIVQSSSKDLTLINLLSVFDLDIEKKLQMISKLWEMREMLSEYFSIDLSTEGDDNNLESVQLVSIPLLLKNYDPPLSKLPFLIYRIGSKVDWDNEEACLDGILRQIALFNIPEIIEKIDTTDDHIHEDVKVNFVNKSKKLSYDIEHVIVPCIKRRFLAPRHMLNEVIEIANLPGLYKVFERC, from the coding sequence ATGGCTGCTATACCACAAATAAGGAGATTGGATCCCTCTGTTGTCAATAAGATTGCTGCGGgtgaaattattatatctCCAGTTAATGCTTTGAAAGAacttttggaaaattcGATTGATGCAAAGGCTACTAATATTGATGTCTTGGTTAAAGATGGAGGTATCAAGCTGTTACAAATTGCAGATAATGGATGCGGAATCAATAAGTCAGATTTGCCGATCCTTTGTGAGAGGTTTACCACGTCAAAACTTGAAACTTTCGACGACTTACAAAAACTTAACACATATGGTTTCAGAGGAGAAGCACTGGCTAGTATATCCCACATTGCTAGGCTTACGATAGTAACGAAAACTGAAACTGAGAAATGTGCATGGAAGGTGGCATATTCTCAAGGCAAAATGCTGAATGAACCTAGTCCGGTTGCTGGGAAAACAGGTACGTCAATCTTAATTGAAGACTTGTTTTACAATATTCCATCAAGACTGAGGTCTTTAAAATCCCCTAGTGAGGAATATAACAAAATTCTTGATGTTATAGGGAGATATGCCATACATTCGCAAAATATTGGGTTTTcactaaaaaaatttggcGACTCgcaatttcatttaatgcTTAGATCAAATTTAACTATCACAGAAAGGATAAGAACCGTTTATAGTAATTCAGTAGCAAGTaacttgatatttttggaattgGATCCtgtagaaaatttgaattttacGAAAATAGAGGGCTATGTTTCAGACTTGAATTACTACGTTagtaataaaaaatcaattcaacCCATATTCTTCATTAATGAAAGGTTAGTTACTTGTGAACCACTCAAAAGAGCATTGTTCCAtgtttattcaaattacATGCCGAAAAGTTCCAGTAGCAGTAAGCCATTTCTCTATTTCAACATTTTGATCGATCCAAAAACAATCGACGTAAATATACATCCTACCAAAAAAGAGGTGAGGTTTTTAAATCAAAcagaaattattgaaaaaatttcaatgtttctCCATGAGAAACTAGCAACCATAGATACATCCAAGCTTTTCAAGACATCTACCTTAACGACTGGTACTGGTCAATTGGCAACCTCACAAAAAGTGAAATCACAGCAAAATTATTCTAATAGCATTAAAAATAGTATAAAAGTATATGAACATAATTTGGTGAGAACTGACGCCTCGCAATCCAAAATTACATCTTTTTTACAGTCAAGCTCCTATTCAGACGCGGATAATAATAAACCAGAACAAAGTACAGATACCCATGTCGACAACTTGTTAAACAGTGAGGAGCATTTAGATGTCCaatcaattaaaaagaaaaatgtatTTGAAGACGATGAGTACATAGAAGATAACACAGACACCATTAAAAGGCAGAGGATTGACGCAGAGGAAGAGCGAGAACCAAAAAAAGTTAATTCTGTAACTAGGGAAAGTATAGTGGATTTGTCACACTCCACAGAAGTCCCAGAGGCAACTATAGCATCTTCATTACCTCAAAGGGGAACTAATGGAGGGCTTAAGCGTAATAGATAttctattatcaaaaagGAACGGGTAAATGTTAATCTGACAAGCATCAAAACTCTTAAGCAAATGGTAGATAAATCAGTACATCATGACTTGactcaaatattttcagatttgatatttgttGGTGTTGTAGACGAGGAGAAGCGTCTCATGTCAGTACAACATGACCTGAAACTGTTCTTGGTAGATTATGGTTCCATTTGTAATGAGTTATTTTATCAGATTGGTCTTACTGATTTCGCAAATTTTGGCAAAATAATTGTTCAATCTTCCAGTAAGGACCTAACTTTGATTAACTTGCTTTCTGTTTTCGACCTTGACATTGAGAAAAAGCTccaaatgatttcaaaactttgGGAAATGAGGGAAATGTTAAGCGAGTATTTTTCCATTGATTTGTCCACTGAAGGTGATGATAACAATTTAGAATCGGTACAACTTGTTTCTATTCCACTTCTCCTGAAAAACTATGACCCTCCTTTGTCAAAGTTACCATTTCTCATATATAGAATAGGGTCAAAAGTTGACTGGGACAATGAAGAGGCATGCTTGGACGGAATTCTAAGGCAAATAGCATTATTCAACATTCCAGAAATcatagaaaaaattgatactACAGATGATCACATACACGAAGATGTTAAGGTTAACTTCGTTAACAAATCTAAAAAGTTGTCATACGATATTGAACATGTTATAGTGCCATGCATTAAAAGACGTTTTTTGGCACCAAGACACATGTTAAATGAAGTGATTGAAATCGCAAATCTTCCTGGACTATataaagtttttgaaagatgttGA
- the CEP3 gene encoding Cep3p (similar to Saccharomyces cerevisiae CEP3 (YMR168C); ancestral locus Anc_2.340) produces MLQRSNHNRSKRACPVCARRKVKCDRLVPCSNCVKRGQESECIKFVTNKSAAIAANSESEYLPSLLQLWQSYEYWVMEIGLFKTKDITEGSRKKVSIIENLSECTFWQDCLNTEQSYSLLNFSVENLGPLFFGCIVDINELFTQLERYWRRRDKESRTRNTFNDTVAKFDSDDYLWDALLWSVFTLSFYYMPVNEISKIFPLEPICEHLNIDVKQEWTESLQLLIYERYLKVTTTLLMQSDFMNNPNIKFIQVYLILSNTTLQINNNTLSDSLLLQCIQVAKFFNIDFHKQYAEDDPFLGISKETFGKIWFKLCIIDYYQSGPAKKIYINNEIPSLLQHAAFYQDMPNFNIYKKEDNFESFCWKIVSLERDLDQYLVKSFKPQIKTFDAIKRELEIFNKKLDFNKKPKKKSNEISSINTQFENFLLLFLLNLVSWKLQKMCLIHFETADSLSLSMHYSQNIIQLLIKNVSDGNYIFNKHPWVLKGLSRIISFYSYYNIFVESPEIEQLYETLSDLLSVLPLLLGKKVNNLKFLIVRLNKLGVLWEKVNVVGSLTGSIHPVFKILQNDIKAITRANRKVSVMTNAMHLLGRNDAEEGSGEDEELMLQTESEEFRLIVSQFEAEHDISEIISI; encoded by the coding sequence ATGTTGCAGAGATCGAATCACAATAGGAGCAAACGTGCTTGTCCTGTTTGTGCCAGGCGGAAAGTGAAATGTGATAGGCTGGTTCCTTGTAGTAACTGTGTCAAGAGAGGTCAAGAAAGTGAATGTATTAAGTTTGTCACGAACAAATCGGCTGCTATAGCAGCAAACTCAGAGTCTGAATATCTACCAAGTCTACTACAATTATGGCAAAGCTATGAATATTGGGTCATGGAGATCGGACTattcaaaacaaaagataTCACCGAAGGGTCAAGAAAGAAGGTTAGCATCATAGAGAATTTGAGTGAATGTACTTTTTGGCAGGATTGTCTGAATACGGAACAGTCGTATAGTCTACTCAACTTTTCAGTAGAAAATTTGGGGCCTCTCTTTTTTGGTTGCATAGTTGATATAAATGAACTCTTTACTCAATTGGAGCGTTATTGGCGTAGAAGAGATAAAGAGAGCCGAACTCGTAACACCTTTAATGATACAGTAGCTAAATTTGATTCAGACGATTACCTATGGGATGCATTACTCTGGTCAGTATTCACCCTTAGTTTCTACTATATGCCAGTCAATGAGATCTCAAAGATTTTTCCACTGGAGCCAATATGTGAACATCTGAATATAGATGTGAAACAAGAGTGGACCGAATCGCTGCAACTGCTGATATATGAGAGGTATCTCAAAGTAACAACAACACTTCTGATGCAAAGCGATTTCATGAACAATCCAAATATTAAGTTTATTCAAGTATATCTGATTCTATCCAATACAACGCTACAGATAAATAATAACACACTAAGTGATAGTCTCTTATTGCAATGTATTCAAgttgcaaaattttttaatatagaCTTTCACAAGCAATATGCGGAAGATGATCCATTTTTAGGTATTTCTAAAGAAACATTTGGTAAAATATGGTTTAAATTATGTATCATTGACTATTATCAATCGGGACCAGCTAAAAAGatatatatcaataatgaGATTCCTTCCCTTTTGCAGCATGCGGCATTTTATCAAGACATGccaaattttaatatttataaaaaagaagataacTTCGAATCATTTTGTTGGAAAATCGTGTCATTGGAGAGGGATTTGGATCAATATTTAGTCAAATCCTTCAAACCCCAAATTAAGACATTTGATGCAATCAAAAGAGAGCTGGAAATATTTAACAAGAAACTagattttaataaaaaaccgaaaaagaaatctaaTGAAATCAGCTCAATTAATACACAGTTTGAGAactttttattattatttcttttaaatttagTATCGTGGAAGTTGCAGAAAATGTGTTTAATTCATTTCGAAACGGCTGATTCATTAAGCTTATCCATGCATTATTCGCAGAATATTATCCAACtattaattaaaaatgTATCCGATGGCAATTATATCTTTAACAAGCACCCATGGGTACTGAAAGGTCTATCTAGAATTATATCATTTTATTCTTACTACAACATATTTGTCGAGTCGCCTGAAATAGAGCAGTTATACGAAACCCTTAGTGATTTACTATCTGTATTACCATTACTGCTTGGGAAGAAAGTCAAcaatctgaaatttttaatagtTCGGCTCAACAAATTGGGTGTATTATGGGAAAAGGTCAATGTAGTAGGCTCATTAACGGGTTCTATCCATCCAGTTTTCAAGATCTTACAAAACGACATCAAGGCTATAACGAGAGCAAATAGGAAAGTTTCAGTGATGACCAATGCTATGCATTTACTCGGGAGGAATGATGCTGAGGAAGGTAGTGGCGAAGACGAGGAGCTGATGCTACAAACTGAAAGTGAGGAATTTAGACTAATTGTGTCACAATTTGAGGCCGAGCATGATATATCTGAAATTATATCTATTTAG
- the EAR1 gene encoding Ear1p (similar to Saccharomyces cerevisiae YMR171C; ancestral locus Anc_2.336), with translation MRYKSSSLIGISINVATLLFGSSYAYLLPRDFQNKAVDGESYPDGFTEDNFDVELMLYSVGSMLIMYLFICIIYLGVRYVITSVVVRNSTVSLSTDEEYQTSRSRNLIEMMNARWPSALDDQDEVKDKVLRLPAEEQFYYKQGEEYIRQNPPLLISPLPISEEDEFVDPIINEQTNQFIEEEGAYAWEFQPDQNLPNDTIMVENKTEITFLNYNYDASVQTNLPIPCINRVYYCEFKIFELNTSNVSRSISDNETVLTQSSSESDADEEEEEEEEVARDNQHHSLSSKSETNDLISFGLSTSPYPYFRLPGRHHHSIAYDSNGSRRFNDSFELDPELKNLFPSCEKGDVIGIGYRSRSGTVFFTRNGKKLNEKSVGGHIRGWKFKYLYPTVGANVPCKIHVNFGTYGFLYIEANVKKWGYSKMNGMKLPPPSYDQYGQDALLESAGEDNDDSNNDDRSVFFAKFNEDSLRDENGQLLPPPPGFEFSTSPHAYSINEEINMDSLPMDPPNYSDNESSYKSPFAKIPMIGSSKKLQGLLNFDRESIKTAIEGSEGQDKDDYDDYDDDDLDDDYEIRAESEVYSDDEFDDLTTELQHMIQQDAASHASSSNNSTLQ, from the coding sequence ATGCGCTATAAAagttcttctttgattgGAATCAGCATAAATGTTGCTACACTTCTTTTTGGAAGTTCATATGCATACTTACTTCCACGTGATTTTCAGAATAAAGCTGTCGATGGTGAGAGCTATCCTGACGGGTTTACTGAGGATAACTTCGACGTAGAATTAATGCTGTATTCTGTAGGGTCTATGCTAATAATGTACCTATTCATTTGCATAATTTATTTGGGTGTTAGATATGTAATCACTAGTGTAGTCGTGAGGAACTCTACTGTTTCTTTATCtactgatgaagaatatCAGACTTCCAGAAGCCGAAACCTAATAGAAATGATGAATGCAAGATGGCCAAGTGCCTTAGATGACCAGGATGAAGTGAAAGATAAAGTGCTTAGATTGCCCGCGGAAGAGCAGTTTTATTACAAACAAGGTGAAGAATATATTAGACAGAATCCGCCATTGTTAATATCTCCTTTGCCAATATCCGAAGAGGACGAGTTTGTTGATCCGATCATAAATGAACAAACGAACCAGTttatcgaagaagaaggtgCTTATGCATGGGAATTTCAGCCAGACCAAAATTTACCCAACGATACAATCATGGTAGAGAATAAGACAGAAATTACGTTTCTAAATTACAACTACGACGCATCTGTACAAACTAATCTACCAATCCCGTGCATAAACCGTGTTTACTATTGTGAGttcaagatttttgaattgaatacTAGTAATGTCTCAAGAAGCATCTCAGATAATGAAACGGTGTTGACACAATCTAGCTCAGAATCAGATGccgatgaagaagaagaagaggaggagGAGGTAGCACGTGACAATCAACACCATTCTCTATCATCCAAATCAGAAACTAACGACTTAATATCATTTGGACTTTCCACATCTCCTTATCCATACTTCAGATTACCTGGAAGACATCATCATTCTATTGCATACGATTCAAATGGCTCAAGGCGCTTCAAtgattcatttgaattggACCCTGAACTTAAAAACCTATTTCCTAGTTGCGAAAAAGGTGATGTTATCGGTATAGGTTACAGATCTCGTTCTGGCACTGTATTCTTCACTAGAAACGGTAAAAAACTCAATGAAAAGTCCGTTGGTGGCCACATTCGCGGTTGGAAATTTAAATATCTTTATCCTACTGTTGGCGCAAATGTTCCATGTAAAATTCACGTAAATTTTGGTACTTATGGGTTCCTTTACATAGAAGCTAATGTAAAAAAGTGGGGGTATAGTAAAATGAATGGAATGAAACTGCCACCTCCCTCATATGACCAATATGGCCAAGACGCCTTATTAGAAAGTGCAGGagaagataatgatgacAGTAACAATGATGATCGGAGCGTTTTCTTTGCAAAATTTAACGAAGATTCTTTACGAGACGAAAATGGTCAATTATTACCCCCACCTCCGGGATTTGAATTCAGCACGTCACCTCATGCATATTCAATTAACGAAGAAATCAACATGGATTCATTACCCATGGATCCACCTAATTATTCTGATAATGAAAGTTCTTATAAATCACCCTTCGCAAAGATTCCAATGATTGGCAGTAGTAAGAAACTTCAAGGcttattgaattttgataGAGAAAGTATCAAAACTGCTATAGAGGGCAGTGAGGGACAAGACAAAGATGATTATGATGATtatgatgacgatgatttAGATGATGATTATGAAATAAGGGCCGAAAGTGAGGTTTATTCTGACGATGAATTCGATGATTTAACTACAGAACTGCAGCATATGATACAACAAGATGCTGCAAGTCATGCATCAAGTAGTAACAATTCTACACTCCAATAA
- the KAFR0B04820 gene encoding uncharacterized protein (similar to Saccharomyces cerevisiae ALD3 (YMR169C); ancestral locus Anc_2.339), with protein MFTEIKVPQLDLTIKQPLGLFIDNEFVKPSGQDEVDTINPSTNEKITTIPLASAEDVDKAVKAARKAYTHVWAKTTPDERGKLLLKLGDLIERDIKILAALESIDAGKPYHTNAMMDLQEIIQLTRYFAGSVDKFNVGKVIPVKPEKFVYTIEQPYGVVAQIVPWNYPLAMASWKIQGALAAGNTIVIKPAENTSLSLLYLAKLFVEAGFPKGVLNVVPGAGGVVGNSLAKHEGIDKLSFTGSTSVGAKMLEQSGNSNLKDVTLELGGKSPAVVFADANLDNAIQWIASGIFFNTGQNCTANSRIYVEEGIYDTFMEKFREHTRKNWKFGEKYDMFDKECTVGPVISEKQYKSIKETLEGKYANKSEDPSQWKLEELVECRAPKGFFIPPTIITNVSQNSSLMQNEIFGPVACVCKFKNYEEVIELANDTHYGLASAVFTENIRKAHRFARDILAGTVWINVSNDVEISAPFGGFKMSGIGRELGYYGVETYLQTKSVHVNTEY; from the coding sequence atgttTACTGAAATAAAGGTACCTCAATTAGATCTAACAATTAAACAACCACTGGGTTTGTTCATCGATAACGAATTTGTAAAACCAAGCGGACAAGATGAAGTTGATACTATCAATCCTTCtactaatgaaaagatcacAACTATCCCATTAGCATCTGCAGAAGATGTCGACAAGGCAGTCAAAGCAGCTCGCAAGGCATATACACATGTTTGGGCCAAGACAACTCCAGATGAACGTGGAAAGTTGTTACTGAAACTGGGAGATTTGATTGAACGTGATATCAAGATTTTAGCTGCTCTTGAAAGTATTGATGCCGGTAAACCATATCATACCAATGCGATGATGGATCTAcaagaaattattcaattgacTAGATATTTTGCTGGGTCTGTCGATAAGTTTAACGTGGGAAAGGTCATTCCAGTTAAGCCGGAAAAGTTTGTTTATACAATTGAACAGCCGTATGGTGTTGTTGCCCAAATTGTTCCCTGGAACTACCCATTAGCTATGGCATCTTGGAAGATCCAAGGAGCTTTAGCAGCAGGGAATACGATTGTCATAAAGCCAGCAGAAAATACTTCTCTCTCCTTATTGTATTTAGCAAAGTTATTCGTTGAAGCGGGTTTCCCAAAGGGTGTATTGAATGTAGTTCCAGGTGCTGGAGGAGTTGTGGGTAACTCACTGGCCAAACATGAAGGAATTGACAAACTTTCATTCACAGGTAGTACTTCTGTCGGTGCAAAAATGCTAGAACAATCAGGAAACTCTAATTTAAAAGATGTTACGCTAGAACTGGGCGGTAAATCTCCTGCAGTAGTATTTGCTGACGCTAATTTAGACAATGCTATCCAATGGATAGCATCTggtattttcttcaatacaGGTCAAAACTGTACTGCAAACTCACGCATTTATGTAGAGGAAGGAATTTATGATACATTCATGGAAAAATTCAGGGAGCACACTAGGAAAAATTGGAAGTTTGGTGAGAAGTACGATATGTTCGACAAAGAATGTACTGTTGGTCCCGTGATTTCTGAGAAACAATACAAGAGTATCAAAGAAACACTAGAGGGTAAATATGCCAATAAGAGTGAGGATCCCAGCCAATGGAAGTTAGAAGAGCTTGTCGAATGTAGAGCTCCAAAAGGTTTCTTCATTCCACCAACTATCATAACAAATGTCTCACAGAATTCATCGTTGAtgcaaaatgaaatttttgggCCAGTCGCATGTGTATgtaaattcaaaaactaTGAGGAAGTAATCGAACTAGCAAACGATACACACTACGGTCTTGCCTCTGCAGTATTTACTGAAAACATACGTAAGGCTCACAGATTTGCAAGAGATATCCTGGCAGGCACAGTTTGGATTAATGTCTCTAATGATGTTGAAATTTCTGCTCCATTTGGTGGATTCAAAATGAGTGGAATTGGGCGTGAATTAGGTTACTATGGTGTAGAAACGTATTTACAAACAAAAAGTGTCCATGTGAACACTGAATATTAG
- the MME1 gene encoding Mme1p (similar to Saccharomyces cerevisiae YMR166C; ancestral locus Anc_2.344), which yields MWLFSSSIPVVNTPHQEDQNVRSTQRHSFSPPPLPAFPPSSNQDDLAATSPISHCFLSGAIGGVIGDSVMHSLDTVKTRQQGSSAAKYKRNLPSTYGKILLEEGLTGGLYSGYMAAMLGSFPTSGVFFATYEYSKRVLINDFNVNDTVSHLCSGLLGDFVSSFIYVPSEVLKTRLQLQGKYNNAFSQSNYNYKNLSNAIHHIIKTEGAQTLFFGYKATLARDLPFSALQLAFYEKFRKWAILLEDTRHLSIGNEILTGAAAGGLAGMITTPLDVVKTRLQTQKQKHQQLRIPSSSILLSNSLTNSMKVIFQNEGVLGLFSGVGPRFIWTSVQSSIMLLLYQMTLKKLNQINMDSSSVPAF from the coding sequence ATGTGGTTGTTCTCATCATCGATTCCCGTAGTTAATACACCACATCAGGAGGACCAAAATGTACGCTCAACACAGAGACATTCATTTTCACCACCGCCACTACCCGCTTTTCCTCCTTCAAGTAATCAGGATGATTTGGCCGCAACATCTCCAATTTCGCATTGCTTTCTCTCTGGAGCAATTGGTGGTGTCATTGGTGATAGTGTAATGCATTCGTTGGATACTGTCAAAACCAGGCAACAGGGATCTTCGGCagcaaaatataaaagaaatcttcCCAGTACTTATGGGAAAATCTTGCTGGAAGAGGGATTAACAGGAGGTCTCTATAGTGGCTATATGGCTGCGATGTTGGGATCCTTTCCTACTTCTGGGGTCTTCTTTGCCACTTACGAATACTCAAAGAGGGTTTTAATCAATGACTTTAATGTCAATGATACTGTATCGCATCTATGTTCCGGATTATTAGGTGATTTTGTTTCTAGTTTCATATACGTGCCTTCTGAAGTTTTGAAAACTAGACTGCAATTACAAGGTAAATACAACAATGCGTTTTCGCAGTCAAACTATAACTATAAGAATTTAAGTAATGCCATCCATCATATCATTAAAACTGAAGGTGCTCAGACGTTGTTCTTTGGTTATAAAGCCACATTAGCAAGAGATCTGCCCTTTAGTGCGCTACAATTGGCATtctatgaaaagtttaGAAAATGGGCGattttattagaagatACCAGGCACCTTTCTATAggtaatgaaattttgaccGGCGCTGCTGCTGGTGGCTTGGCAGGCATGATTACCACTCCGTTGGATGTTGTCAAAACCAGATTACAGACGCAAAAGCAAAAGCATCAACAGCTTCGAATACCGAGCTCGAGTATTTTGTTATCAAACTCTTTGACTAATAGCATGAAAGTGATATTTCAGAATGAAGGTGTCCTAGGGCTTTTTAGTGGAGTGGGTCCGAGGTTTATCTGGACAAGCGTACAGAGCAGTATAATGCTATTGTTATACCAAATGACACTCAAAAAGctgaatcaaataaatatggATTCCTCATCAGTACCAGCTTTTTGA